Within the Paenibacillus pabuli genome, the region AGAGAAGCTGTTTGATCCGAATGCCACATTTGAATCGAAACGGATTAATATTGGCGGATTTTCGATTAGTGATAATGGTCACGCTTATGGCCAGATTTCCTATCTCGAAGGCGTTAAACGCTCAAGTAACGTTGCCTTTGTTAATCTAGGTTACAACATGCTTGGTGGCGAACGTCTGCGTCATTACATAGACGAATTCGGATTTGGCCAAAAAACGGGGATTGATCTGCCAAGCGAGTCGGCTTCCCCGATCAAACCATTGGTCTACAAGTCCGAAATTGCAACAGCAGCCTATGGTCACGGTTTGGTTCAAGTAACCCCGATTCAGCAGGTGGCAGCAATCTCGGCCATTGCCAACGGCGGGAAACTGATGGTTCCACATCTGGTGAAGGAAATTATCAATCCAAATGACGGGACTACTGAAGTCATCAAGCCAAAAGAGGTCCGCCAGGTCATCTCCAAGGAATCTGCGAAACTCGTAAGTGGATATTTGGAACAGGTTGTAGCAGACCAGCAGATAGGTACCGGTCGCAACGCTTATATTGAAGGATACCGAGTTGCCGGTAAAACAGGAACAGCAAGAAAATGGGTAAACGGGGAATATAGTAAAACCAAGGACGTCGTTTCGTTTATCGGATTTGCACCTGTCAACAATCCCAAAATTGCGATGCTGGTCGTCATTGACCAACCGAGTGGAACCAACATTGGTGGTGGTGCTGCTGCAGCTCCTGTATTTAAGAAAATTGTAAGTCAGACACTTCAATACATGGGTGTTCCGAAAGACACGACGAAGACCGCTGACAAAAAGGAAACTACAGTGATTCGGACGAAGGCTCCCGACCTCGCTGGAAAAACGGCAAAACAGGCCAGAAGCCAACTGCTGAACGCAGGCATTGCCTATGAAACCCTCGGACAGGGCGAGAGTGTAATTCGCCAGTATCCTGCAGCAGGAGAGGTTATGAATCCGGGTCAGAGAATCTATCTGCTTACCGAAGACAGCAGCAAGATGAAAGTGCCTGACCTCACAGGTGAATCCCTTCGGGATGCCATGGAAGTTCTTTCACTAATGAAAGTGGGAGTGATTGTCAAGGGCGAGGGTTATGTCGTGAGTCAAAAGGAGCAGGTCGCTGGGGAACAGCGGACCATACAGCTCACATTGCAGACGGCCAAGGCCGCAGTAACAGGGATAGCGGATGAAGATCCGGAATCTTCCGATGCAGCATTGAAGGAAGAGAACAAGGAGACAACAGAAGAGCCAAGTAAGACCGAAGAAACTGGCAACGCTGATGGAACCGAGACTTCAACCAATGAGACGGAATCGTCTTCAGGTGCCGCGATCGATCCGGTCCTTCCGTAGCAATCCATTATAGCTTGTTCTAACCCCCGGTTGTCCCGAATATTCATGAATGAACGAGATCATGATTTTGGGACGAGTGGGGGGATCTTTTCGTGAAGGGTTCAAGCGTAAATCTACGGCGCAGGCTGTTATGGAGTTTGCTCATTTTGGTATTGTTATTTTCGGCCCTGGTGATCAGGCTTGCTTATGTACAGCTCGGTAAAGGCCCGGAATTGTCTGCGAAAGCGGAGGAGTCTTGGCGGCGTAACATTCCGTATTCAGCCAAACGGGGAGAGATTCTGGATCGTAATGGTACCTCTCTTGCCTATAATGTAACTACACCGACAATTATGGCGATTCCGGCTCAGGTGAAGGAAGCGGAGACTACGGCGAAAGCACTGGCCCCTTTGCTTGGGATGACTGAAGAGAAAGTGCTGGCAACCATCAAGAAAAGAGAACTGATTGTAAGACTACAACCCGGCGGCCGCAAAATTACGATGGAGAAAGCTCAGCGCATTCGTGATTTGAAGCTTCCGGGTATCGTCGTTGCAGAGGATAATAAACGTTTCTATCCTTATGATGATCTAGCCGCTCACATTCTTGGTTTTACGGGTATTGATAACCAGGGATTGACCGGGGTGGAGAAAAGATATGATGAGAAGTTGACCGGTTTAAATGGCAGTGTGTCCTACTTGTCCGATGCGGCCGGAAGGCTAATGCCGGGCTCATCTGAGAAGTATGTGGAACCAAGAGATGGCCTTAACCTGGAGCTAACGATCGACAAATCAATTCAATCCATTATGGAAAGGGAATTGGATCAGGCCATGGTTAAATTCCAGGCCAATTCCGCTCTGGCGATCGCCATGAACCCGAAGACGGGTGAAGTCCTCGGCATGGCCAGCAGACCAGGGTATGAACCAGCAGATTACCAGCAGTACCCGTCTGAAATTTATAACCGGAATTTGCCGATTTGGATGACGTACGAACCGGGTTCAACCTTTAAAATCATTACCTTGGCGGCAGCGCTGGAAGAGAAGAAGGTGAATCTGCAGCAGGATCAATTCTTTGACCCAGGATATGTTGAAGTTGGAGGTGCCCGGCTGCGTTGCTGGAAAAAGGGCGGCCATGGCAGTCAAACCTTTCTGCAGGTCGTAGAGAACTCCTGCAATCCCGGGTTTGTGGCTCTAGGTCAAAAGCTGGGTAAAGAGTCCTTGTTTTCTTACATCAAAGACTTTGGATTCGGAACCAAAACAGGTATTGATCTTAGCGGCGAGGCAAGTGGGATTTTGTTTAAACTTTCCCGAGTAGGTCCTGTGGAGCTTGCGACAACAGCCTTTGGGCAGGGCGTTTCCGTTACCCCCATTCAGCAAGTGGCGGCGGTATCGGCTGCCATCAATGGTGGCAAGCTTTACAAACCTTATGTAACAAAAGCATGGGTTCATCCTGAAACGGGAGAAGTGATGGAAGAAGTCAAGCCGGAGCTAGTGCGGCAGGTCATTTCCGAAGACACATCCAAGCAGGTTCGTGAGGCTTTGGAAAGTGTTGTTGCAAAAGGCACAGGAAGACCGGCTTTCATCGACGGATACCGGGTAGGCGGCAAAACAGGTACAGCCCAGAAGGTTATTAACGGACGTTATTCCTCTACCGAGCATATTGTATCCTTTATTGGTTTTGCTCCAGCAGATGATCCACAGATTGTGGTGTATACTGCTGTCGACAATCCGAAAGGAATTCAGTTCGGGGGCGTGGTTGCTGCTCCGATTGTACAGAATATTCTAGAGGACTCGCTGCATTACATGAATGTTCCTGTGCGTAAAGACCAGGTTGCGAAAGAATACAAGTATGGTGAAACCAAAATTGTTACGGTTCCCGATCTCACAGGTGCAACGGTAGAAGATCTGTATGAAGATCTCAACATGAACTTTATGCTGGCGAAGTCCGGCAGCGGAAAATACGTAATTAACCAGGCTCCGAAGCCCGGAGCAAGGGTGGAGCAGGGCTCAACGATACGAATCTATATGAGTGATGTGCTGAATGATGCACACGATCATACGAGCGAAGAAGGACAGGAGCCTTAACCGGCTCCGGGTTCCAGCGCAACAAAATTCAAAAAGTTGCGTTTCATTAAATGGCTATATGGACGATATTAATAAAAAAAGATATGCCTTGTGCAGAAGTAAACTTGGAGAAGTGAGGTTATTCATGTGCTTTTAAAACAACTTGCATCGAAGCTGACAACTGCCCGCCTGATTGGCGAGCCTAATACAGAATGCCAAAACTTACAGACAGATTCCCGCCAGGTTCAACCGGGAGATCTGTTTATCTGTCTTCCGGGACATACGGTAGACGGACACGATTATGCGGAAAAAGCTGTGAATGCCGGAGCTGTAGCACTGGTCGTGGAACGACAACTGGAACTGCCTGTACCCCAGCTGTTGGTTAAAGACAGTCGTTTTGCAATGGCAGTACTTGCAGACTCTTTTTTTGACTCACCAAGCCACAAGATGAATATGATTGGTGTAACGGGAACGAACGGCAAGACAACCACCACCTATCTGATTGAAAAGATCATGAGTGATCATGGACAGAAGACAGGTTTGATTGGTACGATCCAAATGCGTTACGACGGCCGGACCTATCCGATGTCGGGAACGACACCAGAAGCGCTGGATCTGCAGCGCAGTCTGTACGATATGGTTCAAGCAGGCACGAATTGCTGCGTAATGGAGGTCTCATCACATGCTCTGGAACAGGGACGTGTGAAGGGAACGGACTTCCGTACAGCTGTATTCACCAACTTGACTCAAGATCATTTGGACTATCATAACTCCATGGAAGAGTACCGTGCAGCGAAAGGCCTGTTCTTTGCAAGATTGGGCAACGAGTATACAGAGGATGCCTCCCGTCGCAAATTTGCGATCATTAACGCTGACGATCCATCGGCCCATTATTTCAAATCCGTGACTGCTGCTGAAGTCATTACATACGGCATGGAAGATAACGCTGATGTACGGGCATCCAAAATCTCGATTACATCGCAGGGCACGTCTTTCCATGTGGATACATTCGCAGGCAGTACAGACATTAACTTGCGCATGGTAGGGAAATTCAACGTGTACAACGCCATGGCAGCTATCTCTGCTGCACTTGTTGAAGGGGTACCATTGGAAGAGATTAAACGCAGTCTTGAAACTGTTCCTGGTGTAGATGGGCGTGTTGAAGCCGTAGACGAAGGTCAGTCATTTGCTGTCATTGTGGACTACGCTCATACACCGGACGGCTTGGAAAATGTGTTACGGACGGTAAAAGAGTTTGCTGAAGAGCGCGTCATCTGTGTGTTCGGGTGTGGGGGAGACCGGGATCGGACCAAACGTCCGTTAATGGGGAAAATTGCCGCAAAGTATAGTGACATTGTTTTTGTTACTTCCGACAATCCACGCACGGAGGATCCGGATCTGATTCTCAAAGATATTGAAGCAGGTCTGGTAGAAGAAGGCGTACCATCTGATCGTTATCTTATGGTCGTCGATCGTCGTCAGGCAATTCACGAAGCTATTGAAATGGCAAGCCCAGCCGATGTAGTATTGATTGCGGGCAAGGGTCATGAGACCTATCAAATCATCGGAACAACCAAAACGGATTTCGATGATCGGATCATAGCCAAAGAGGCGATAAGGGGAAAATCCAATTGATAAAAAGAACATTGGCACAATTGGCCGAAATGTGCGGAGGAACACTAAGCGACTTCGCTGCCTATGGAGAAATCCATGTTGAAGGTGTATTTACAGATTCACGTAAGCTAGTAGAAGGCAGCTTGTTCATCCCGCTTGTCGGCGAAAGGTTTGACGGACACGAATTTGTGCAAGCCTGTTTAGAGAAGGGAGCGGCAGGGGCATTATGGCAGAAAGACCATGGTGTTCCCCCGCAGGGCGGAGCTATCATTGTAGTTGAAGACACGTTGGCAGCTCTGCAGGGGCTTGCATCTGCTTATCTAGCCGAGAGCAAAACCTCCGTTGTCGGCATTACCGGCAGCAATGGCAAAACAACAACCAAGGACATTGTGGATGCCATTTTGTCTACCACCTTCAAGGTGCATAAGACACAGGGCAATTTCAACAATCATATCGGACTTCCACTTACCGTGTTAAGCATGGAGCAGGATACCGAGATTGTGATTCTGGAGATGGGTATGAGCGGCCGGAGAGAAATCGAGACACTGTCGCTGATTGCTCAGCCGGATGTTGCCATCATTACAAATATCGGTGAATCCCATCTGCTGCAGCTTGGCTCCAGGCTGGAGATTGCCAGAGCAAAAGCCGAAATTGCTGCAGGCCTGAAACCAGGTGGACTGTTGATTTATAACGGAGACGAGCCGTTGATTAAGCAAGTTCTGGCTGAAGCAGAAACGAAGCAGCCGGAGGGAATGAAACGATTTACCTTCGGACTTCAGACAGACAATAATGATTATCCGACAGGACTCATGAATGCACAGAATGGCGTTGTTTTCACGACCAAACAATTAGGAGAACATGCACTTACGCTTCCTCTGCTTGGTACACATAATGTAGTCAACTGTCTGGCTGCACTTGCGGTTGCACGCCACTTTGGTGTGAAAGCCGAACAGATTGCTTCAGGGTTATCGCAATTGAAACTGACGGGCATGCGCATTGAAGTTCTTCATGGAATCAGCGGACTAACGATGCTTAATGATGCCTATAATGCAAGTCCAACATCGATGAAAGCTGCTATTGATGTACTGGAAGGGCTCAAAGGATATCGTTCCAGAGTAGCCGTACTTGGAGACATGTTGGAACTTGGACCTCAGGAACAGGAGCTTCACCGTGGCATCGGAGAGTATATTACGCCAGGGAAAATGGACATGGTGATAACCTATGGACCTTTGTCAGCCAATATAGCTGAGGGTGCAAAACAGCACATGCCGGCAGAAGCCGTACATGCATTTGAAAACAAAGAAGAGATGACCCGTTACCTGCTGGAAAAATTGCATCCCAGAGACGTTGTCTTGTTCAAGGCCTCCCGGGGGATGAAGCTGGAGGACGTGGTCGAATCACTAAAAATAGCATCATTACAGAATTGAGTAGACTAGAGGGGTGAACCCATGGATTTTCAGGTATTACTGTTAACAATCGGCGTTTCATTTATTTTGGCGGTAATTGCCGCACCGCTTCTGATTCCATTACTTC harbors:
- a CDS encoding penicillin-binding transpeptidase domain-containing protein; the protein is MVKRIKMRTLLIGGCITLFFLVLITRIFFIQVVNSSTWQGYASELVEREQTIKASRGSITDRNGNILATDAPAYTVSVNPEMIHELGIEDVVTSKLSAILGKNESEMRALVTAKNKDGEYYKQREVRSEGYKISPELAAKVTALREELKEEYKAQNAIVMAQESKRFYPEERLASHLLGYMSYDGKAVNGLELSYDEELTGTDGYLNYQKDAKGIKLPDSQDNYLPPQNGNNLKLTIDDTIQFYIQDAIKEAVAQYNPLSMTVIAADPNTMEILGMANWPDFNPNTYGETTDQKNFINHATQSIYEPGSTFKIVTLAGAVEEKLFDPNATFESKRINIGGFSISDNGHAYGQISYLEGVKRSSNVAFVNLGYNMLGGERLRHYIDEFGFGQKTGIDLPSESASPIKPLVYKSEIATAAYGHGLVQVTPIQQVAAISAIANGGKLMVPHLVKEIINPNDGTTEVIKPKEVRQVISKESAKLVSGYLEQVVADQQIGTGRNAYIEGYRVAGKTGTARKWVNGEYSKTKDVVSFIGFAPVNNPKIAMLVVIDQPSGTNIGGGAAAAPVFKKIVSQTLQYMGVPKDTTKTADKKETTVIRTKAPDLAGKTAKQARSQLLNAGIAYETLGQGESVIRQYPAAGEVMNPGQRIYLLTEDSSKMKVPDLTGESLRDAMEVLSLMKVGVIVKGEGYVVSQKEQVAGEQRTIQLTLQTAKAAVTGIADEDPESSDAALKEENKETTEEPSKTEETGNADGTETSTNETESSSGAAIDPVLP
- a CDS encoding stage V sporulation protein D, producing MKGSSVNLRRRLLWSLLILVLLFSALVIRLAYVQLGKGPELSAKAEESWRRNIPYSAKRGEILDRNGTSLAYNVTTPTIMAIPAQVKEAETTAKALAPLLGMTEEKVLATIKKRELIVRLQPGGRKITMEKAQRIRDLKLPGIVVAEDNKRFYPYDDLAAHILGFTGIDNQGLTGVEKRYDEKLTGLNGSVSYLSDAAGRLMPGSSEKYVEPRDGLNLELTIDKSIQSIMERELDQAMVKFQANSALAIAMNPKTGEVLGMASRPGYEPADYQQYPSEIYNRNLPIWMTYEPGSTFKIITLAAALEEKKVNLQQDQFFDPGYVEVGGARLRCWKKGGHGSQTFLQVVENSCNPGFVALGQKLGKESLFSYIKDFGFGTKTGIDLSGEASGILFKLSRVGPVELATTAFGQGVSVTPIQQVAAVSAAINGGKLYKPYVTKAWVHPETGEVMEEVKPELVRQVISEDTSKQVREALESVVAKGTGRPAFIDGYRVGGKTGTAQKVINGRYSSTEHIVSFIGFAPADDPQIVVYTAVDNPKGIQFGGVVAAPIVQNILEDSLHYMNVPVRKDQVAKEYKYGETKIVTVPDLTGATVEDLYEDLNMNFMLAKSGSGKYVINQAPKPGARVEQGSTIRIYMSDVLNDAHDHTSEEGQEP
- a CDS encoding UDP-N-acetylmuramoyl-L-alanyl-D-glutamate--2,6-diaminopimelate ligase is translated as MLLKQLASKLTTARLIGEPNTECQNLQTDSRQVQPGDLFICLPGHTVDGHDYAEKAVNAGAVALVVERQLELPVPQLLVKDSRFAMAVLADSFFDSPSHKMNMIGVTGTNGKTTTTYLIEKIMSDHGQKTGLIGTIQMRYDGRTYPMSGTTPEALDLQRSLYDMVQAGTNCCVMEVSSHALEQGRVKGTDFRTAVFTNLTQDHLDYHNSMEEYRAAKGLFFARLGNEYTEDASRRKFAIINADDPSAHYFKSVTAAEVITYGMEDNADVRASKISITSQGTSFHVDTFAGSTDINLRMVGKFNVYNAMAAISAALVEGVPLEEIKRSLETVPGVDGRVEAVDEGQSFAVIVDYAHTPDGLENVLRTVKEFAEERVICVFGCGGDRDRTKRPLMGKIAAKYSDIVFVTSDNPRTEDPDLILKDIEAGLVEEGVPSDRYLMVVDRRQAIHEAIEMASPADVVLIAGKGHETYQIIGTTKTDFDDRIIAKEAIRGKSN
- a CDS encoding UDP-N-acetylmuramoyl-tripeptide--D-alanyl-D-alanine ligase: MKRTLAQLAEMCGGTLSDFAAYGEIHVEGVFTDSRKLVEGSLFIPLVGERFDGHEFVQACLEKGAAGALWQKDHGVPPQGGAIIVVEDTLAALQGLASAYLAESKTSVVGITGSNGKTTTKDIVDAILSTTFKVHKTQGNFNNHIGLPLTVLSMEQDTEIVILEMGMSGRREIETLSLIAQPDVAIITNIGESHLLQLGSRLEIARAKAEIAAGLKPGGLLIYNGDEPLIKQVLAEAETKQPEGMKRFTFGLQTDNNDYPTGLMNAQNGVVFTTKQLGEHALTLPLLGTHNVVNCLAALAVARHFGVKAEQIASGLSQLKLTGMRIEVLHGISGLTMLNDAYNASPTSMKAAIDVLEGLKGYRSRVAVLGDMLELGPQEQELHRGIGEYITPGKMDMVITYGPLSANIAEGAKQHMPAEAVHAFENKEEMTRYLLEKLHPRDVVLFKASRGMKLEDVVESLKIASLQN